A DNA window from Paenibacillus sp. HWE-109 contains the following coding sequences:
- a CDS encoding NAD(P)/FAD-dependent oxidoreductase, producing MYDVIIIGAGPAGASAAIYTARGNLKTLVIDKAPNTGALAITHKIANYPGVIGELSGKDLLDTMREQAKGFGAEFVQTTITAVDVEDETKFVFTADGIYEGKSIIIATGSKGRNRMLPGEESLLGRGVSTCATCDGAFFEGKTVAVIGDSEEALEEAQALSKFASQIYFVVPRPELQGVHHVPELKGTQILYKTKPLEVLGDKHVQGLKIRTSSGTEEVLEVDGVFVFLSGSKPGTDFLQDQVPLDEEGFMILDSSMQSSVAGVFGAGEVRRTPVKQAVVAAADGAIAAMAVDKFINKRAQLIPQYK from the coding sequence ATGTATGATGTCATTATTATTGGTGCTGGACCCGCAGGAGCTTCCGCTGCCATTTATACAGCACGTGGGAATCTAAAAACGTTAGTTATCGACAAGGCACCCAACACAGGAGCACTGGCGATTACGCATAAAATTGCGAATTATCCAGGAGTCATCGGCGAGCTATCCGGCAAAGATTTGTTAGATACCATGCGCGAACAAGCCAAAGGGTTCGGAGCGGAATTCGTTCAAACGACGATTACGGCTGTGGATGTGGAAGACGAAACGAAGTTTGTCTTTACGGCAGATGGGATTTATGAAGGCAAATCGATCATTATTGCAACAGGCTCAAAAGGTCGCAATCGCATGCTGCCTGGTGAAGAAAGCTTGCTTGGACGCGGCGTAAGCACCTGCGCGACGTGCGATGGAGCTTTTTTCGAGGGGAAGACGGTCGCGGTCATCGGTGATTCGGAGGAAGCGCTGGAAGAAGCGCAAGCGTTGAGTAAATTCGCAAGCCAAATTTACTTTGTTGTGCCGCGTCCTGAGCTGCAGGGTGTTCACCACGTTCCTGAATTGAAGGGAACACAGATTCTGTACAAAACGAAGCCGCTTGAAGTGCTTGGAGACAAGCATGTGCAAGGACTCAAAATTCGTACAAGCTCTGGTACCGAAGAAGTGCTGGAAGTCGACGGTGTGTTCGTTTTCCTGTCCGGGAGCAAACCTGGCACGGATTTCTTGCAGGATCAAGTTCCGCTGGATGAGGAGGGCTTCATGATTTTGGACAGCTCGATGCAATCATCCGTTGCCGGCGTCTTCGGAGCGGGTGAAGTCAGACGCACACCTGTGAAACAAGCAGTTGTTGCAGCAGCAGACGGCGCCATTGCCGCTATGGCTGTTGATAAATTTATTAATAAGCGGGCGCAATTAATCCCGCAATACAAATAA